In a single window of the Gossypium hirsutum isolate 1008001.06 chromosome A13, Gossypium_hirsutum_v2.1, whole genome shotgun sequence genome:
- the LOC121212301 gene encoding uncharacterized protein, which produces MAKLMGAVSLLRDEAYQWWLTVREGIPADRVTWELFKTAFKGKYVGTSYVDARKKEFLNLVQEGKTVAEYEAEFLRVLIAPQREQDFAVLVEKVRIAEEVKRAEKQNREKDRNHFRRDSGPSGGANRIIKRARAKEPVRAVPMNMVRPSIYGDCGKVYLGDCRKRSGACFQCGSMEHRVRDCPQKVDQVQAAEQRIAQPVRGRPQPLRGRGQGRGGNGSG; this is translated from the exons ATGGCg aaacTGATGGGAGCCGTATCGTTGCTGCGGGAcgaggcctatcagtggtggctcactgtgagagaagggaTCCCGgctgatagggtaacttgggaactgtttaagacgGCCTTTAAAGGGAAGTATGTTGGGACGAGTTATGTAGACGCCCGCAAgaaggaattcctgaatctggtgcAAGAAGGTAAAACAGTTGCCGAGtacgaggccgagtttctgag GGTGTTAATcgctccacagagggagcaagACTTCGCGGTCCTGGTGGAGAAGGTAAGGATCGCTGAGGAGGTTAAGCGTGCTGAAAAGCAAAATCGGGAGAAGGATCGGAATCATTTTCggagggattcaggaccctcgGGTGGTGCAAATAGGATTATTAAGAGAGCAAGAGCgaaggaaccagttcgagcagtgccgatgaatATGGTCAGACCATCAATCTatggagactgtggtaaggtatATTTGGGCGACTGTAGGAAACGCTCTGGTGCTTGTTTCcaatgtggatctatggagcatagagtacGGGACTGCCCTCAGAAAGTTGATCAGGTTCAAGCTGCTGAACAGAGGATTGCTCAACCCGTAAGGGGTAGACCCCAACCActgagaggacgtggacaaggtaggggtggAAATGGAAGCGGTTGA